GATCTCTTCGAACCGCTCGTCTGTCCGGTCGTATGACGCTTCGAGCAGTGACGGGGTGATGATCGGGTCGTCTTCGATTCTCGGAACCTCGCTTTCGACGACGTTGTCGAGTGCGCGTATCGTCGGAAGCCGTCCGAGTCGCCGCCGTTGCCAGTAGCCGACGCCGAAAACGCCGGCGCCGGCAGCGGCTGTCGCAGCGAGGAGGTGTCGTCTGTGGAGGGCCATGGCAGCACCCGTGAGATTATCGCGCCGAATACTTAAAAGGAAACGTCGGTTTCGATGTCCTCGGTCGCCTCCTCCAGGCCGTCCTCGTGGGCGTCCTGGGCGAGCGGCCCCTCGATGTCCGCGTCGGTCAAAAGCCCCCGGAACTCGTCGCGGAACCGATCGTTCGCCCGGGTCGACTCCATGTCGGCGTCCACGACCGCAGAATATCGCCGCACAGTTTCCTCGTCGGCGTCGAGCGTTTCGATCCGCGTTTCTATCGGTGCGTCGTCGGCGTGGAGCTCCATAAGCGTCTCCAGTTCGAACGGCGCCTCCCGGTCCCCGTCGGTGACCAGATGGAGGTCCATCCGGGCACGGAACACCTCCTGCGGCTCGGTTCCGAGGTGCTCCGCGATCGTGTCGTCGGCGGCGCCGTCGAAGTGGCACCGAACGACGTCGACGAGTTCCCCG
The Halalkaliarchaeum desulfuricum DNA segment above includes these coding regions:
- a CDS encoding conditioned medium-induced protein 4, translating into MDEKTEELREIFIDATGSESVTETQMESPGSLTDGDEGAVLERVSELVGTMRERYEFDSSLSDGELVDVVRCHFDGAADDTIAEHLGTEPQEVFRARMDLHLVTDGDREAPFELETLMELHADDAPIETRIETLDADEETVRRYSAVVDADMESTRANDRFRDEFRGLLTDADIEGPLAQDAHEDGLEEATEDIETDVSF